The Nitrospira sp. genome contains a region encoding:
- a CDS encoding efflux RND transporter periplasmic adaptor subunit: protein MTHSQGLFSSEVLRRLVAIVMMTTALAACQSKQDEAVKPAASPAKPSAQSGVIELQEGSSTLTDLQTERVGVHSVRTSLKAQAGKILPNENQLAHLSARVPGRIVAVYANLGDRVKSGDRLLLLDSPAFGEAQLEYRKTRTAVRVTEKALERAHALLDRGAIGAGEYQRREADSENAKADLYEAEEKLHLLGMTEREIERLGTEKLPHAEVAQVFLRAPFSGEVVERNATVGEVVDPNKMLFAVADLSTVWVRADFPEQQAGRLQAGLGVEVRVAAYPDAVFRGAISYVGAMVDPATRTVMARSDIANPDRRLRPEMFADVTLLTPDQSVLALPHAAVQQVGSRTVVFVVQGPRRFELREIKVGESSQHHIEVKSGVKEGDEVVTQGSYALKSEALREQLSMGGPL from the coding sequence ATGACGCATAGTCAGGGGCTCTTCTCATCCGAGGTTCTGCGACGCCTGGTCGCGATCGTGATGATGACGACCGCGCTAGCGGCTTGTCAGTCCAAACAAGATGAAGCCGTGAAGCCGGCTGCTTCACCGGCCAAGCCATCGGCTCAGTCCGGTGTGATCGAATTGCAGGAAGGGAGTTCGACGCTTACAGATCTTCAGACGGAGCGAGTGGGAGTCCATTCCGTCCGGACGTCCTTGAAGGCACAAGCGGGAAAGATTCTTCCCAACGAGAATCAACTTGCCCATCTCAGTGCCCGTGTCCCAGGGCGGATCGTGGCCGTCTATGCCAATCTGGGCGACCGAGTCAAATCCGGCGACCGTCTGCTCCTGCTTGATAGTCCGGCGTTCGGAGAGGCGCAATTGGAGTATCGTAAGACCAGGACGGCGGTGCGGGTGACGGAAAAGGCGCTCGAACGGGCTCACGCGCTCTTGGATCGTGGTGCCATCGGGGCCGGTGAGTATCAACGGCGCGAGGCTGACTCCGAAAACGCCAAAGCCGATCTCTACGAAGCCGAAGAGAAACTGCATCTCCTTGGCATGACGGAGCGGGAGATTGAACGGCTGGGGACTGAGAAATTGCCGCATGCCGAGGTCGCGCAGGTATTTCTGCGAGCACCGTTCTCCGGTGAAGTGGTCGAACGGAATGCGACGGTCGGAGAAGTTGTCGATCCCAATAAGATGCTGTTCGCCGTTGCGGACCTCTCGACGGTCTGGGTCCGCGCGGATTTTCCGGAACAACAGGCCGGGCGATTGCAGGCCGGACTTGGCGTGGAGGTGCGTGTGGCGGCCTATCCCGATGCCGTCTTTCGCGGCGCCATTAGTTATGTGGGCGCCATGGTCGATCCGGCGACTCGCACAGTCATGGCGCGCTCGGATATTGCCAACCCTGACCGACGCCTGCGTCCGGAAATGTTCGCCGACGTGACGTTGCTCACGCCGGACCAGTCGGTCTTGGCCCTGCCCCATGCGGCCGTCCAGCAGGTCGGCAGCCGGACAGTGGTGTTTGTCGTGCAAGGCCCCCGCCGGTTCGAATTGCGCGAAATAAAGGTCGGAGAGTCGTCGCAACATCATATCGAAGTCAAGAGCGGTGTGAAGGAAGGCGACGAGGTGGTGACTCAGGGAAGCTATGCCTTGAAGTCCGAGGCCCTCCGCGAGCAACTCTCGATGGGAGGCCCGCTATGA
- a CDS encoding sigma-70 family RNA polymerase sigma factor: MDEARKSGVIERLLEHESAFKQFVRRRVGDQGIADDILQQSLIRAVEHSRSLHNEDSALAWFYRILRHTIIDYYRAQGAEVRRNQALQQESIVLGTHQEPPPDEVKATACACLHGLLSSLRGNYAELIERIDLDGESPARVAKELKISRNNLTVRLHRARQALRTSLEDACGICSRHGCLNCTCG, encoded by the coding sequence ATGGATGAGGCAAGAAAGAGCGGAGTCATTGAACGACTGCTTGAGCACGAGTCGGCTTTCAAGCAGTTTGTCCGGCGGCGAGTCGGCGATCAAGGTATCGCGGACGATATCCTCCAGCAAAGCCTCATCCGAGCCGTCGAGCATTCCCGCTCATTGCACAACGAGGACAGTGCGCTGGCCTGGTTCTACCGCATCCTTCGCCATACCATCATCGACTATTATCGTGCCCAGGGAGCTGAGGTTCGTCGTAACCAGGCCCTACAGCAGGAATCGATCGTTCTGGGCACTCATCAGGAGCCGCCACCGGATGAAGTCAAGGCAACCGCTTGTGCCTGTCTTCACGGTCTCCTTTCGAGTCTTCGTGGGAACTACGCAGAGCTGATCGAACGCATCGATCTCGATGGCGAATCGCCGGCACGTGTCGCAAAGGAGTTAAAAATATCACGGAACAATCTCACGGTTCGTTTGCACAGAGCACGCCAAGCGCTGCGTACGTCTCTCGAGGACGCTTGCGGCATCTGTAGCAGACATGGTTGTCTCAACTGCACGTGCGGATAA
- a CDS encoding copper resistance protein B has protein sequence MTIALGETAQDDRATASGHPPIVEPLPEQGRPQTIYALRQDWPSPVNDRERRLFTLVDVLEYRPSTGGNGSNSDYRWDVEGWYGGDYHRLWFKSEGQQDTAFKADYDVDFQLLYGHFIGKNYDIQVGGRMETQSFRGGNVARGLGVIGIQGLVPYNYELESALFIDQSGGVSARLSYTKDFLLTQRLILQGRFQTNLAIQRVEEFTTGSGLNNLEFGVRLRYEIRRKFAPYIGMSFDRSFGETATLVRQQGGDPRQIRFVVGLRMWF, from the coding sequence GTGACAATCGCCTTGGGGGAAACCGCACAAGATGACAGGGCTACCGCCTCAGGCCACCCTCCAATCGTCGAGCCTCTGCCGGAGCAAGGCCGGCCACAGACAATCTATGCACTACGACAGGATTGGCCTAGCCCCGTGAACGATCGGGAACGCCGACTGTTCACCCTCGTCGACGTCCTCGAATATCGCCCGAGCACCGGCGGAAACGGAAGTAACAGTGATTACCGCTGGGATGTCGAAGGTTGGTACGGCGGGGATTACCACCGTCTCTGGTTCAAGAGTGAAGGACAGCAGGATACCGCATTCAAAGCGGACTACGACGTAGATTTCCAACTGCTCTATGGACACTTCATCGGGAAAAACTACGACATTCAAGTCGGCGGCCGAATGGAAACACAATCGTTCCGTGGCGGCAATGTCGCGCGTGGACTGGGAGTGATCGGCATTCAAGGCCTGGTGCCGTATAACTATGAGTTGGAATCGGCTTTATTCATCGATCAGAGCGGCGGCGTTTCGGCCCGCCTTTCCTACACCAAAGATTTTCTGCTTACGCAACGGCTTATCCTGCAAGGTCGTTTCCAAACCAACCTGGCTATCCAACGGGTCGAAGAATTTACGACCGGTTCGGGGCTGAACAATCTGGAATTCGGCGTTCGCCTGCGCTACGAAATTCGTCGTAAGTTCGCTCCCTACATCGGCATGTCATTCGACCGAAGCTTCGGTGAAACCGCCACGCTGGTGCGCCAACAGGGAGGAGATCCGCGCCAGATCCGATTCGTGGTTGGGTTACGAATGTGGTTTTAG
- a CDS encoding copper resistance system multicopper oxidase: MSDELISRRFLLKRLGEFGLSVAMLRLIPGCASAPPVRMTQRGAQASILSGSVIDLTISETVVTLEGRTGVAMTINGTIPGPLIRLKEGQEVTLRVRNQLKETSSIHWHGLLLPSHMDGVPGVSFGGIESGTTFTYQFPVKQSGTYWYHSHSGGQELQGMYAPLILDPIEPEPFQYDREHVVMLSEWSFESSEVIFNNLKKLSGYYNFQKRDGREFLSDAARWGLWPAMQSYLMWDQMRMDPTDFADVTGSAFTFLMNGLPPAGNWTGIVRPGERVRLRFINAAAMTFYDVRIPGLTMTVVQADGQNVQPVRVEEFRFGPAETYDVIVQSNEDRAYTIFAETMDRSGYARGTLAPRTGMEGEIPERRARPLRTMEDMGMTDHGTGHTMEDSNTTPSHESVTDHGKTHGEARHTMPSEEMIFPRSSPIPGTTPVKHGPDHHGTGNQTVAEYSHNRMHEPGRGLDQNSRRVLLYTDLKSLVPYQDQRAPEREIEIHLTAHMQRYMWSFDGKKFSDAPEPIRVRSGERLRLTFVNDTMMEHPLHMHGMWMHLENGSGAYLPRKHTVVVKPAERLSVLISADAPGPWAFHCHLLLHMEAGMFRIVEVATS, translated from the coding sequence ATGAGTGATGAACTGATTTCGAGACGCTTCCTGTTGAAGCGTCTGGGGGAGTTTGGGCTATCGGTCGCAATGCTACGGTTGATCCCCGGGTGTGCTTCTGCCCCGCCCGTCCGTATGACCCAGCGAGGTGCACAAGCCTCAATACTGAGCGGATCCGTCATCGACCTCACTATTAGTGAGACAGTCGTTACGCTGGAGGGGAGGACCGGCGTGGCGATGACGATCAACGGGACGATCCCTGGTCCGCTCATCCGTTTGAAAGAAGGGCAAGAGGTGACACTGCGCGTCAGGAATCAGTTGAAGGAAACTTCCTCGATTCACTGGCATGGATTATTGTTGCCCTCTCACATGGACGGAGTGCCGGGTGTCAGCTTCGGCGGCATTGAATCAGGAACGACCTTCACCTATCAGTTTCCCGTCAAACAAAGCGGCACCTACTGGTATCACAGCCACTCCGGTGGCCAAGAGCTGCAAGGCATGTACGCACCGCTGATTCTAGACCCCATCGAACCGGAACCGTTTCAGTATGACCGGGAGCATGTCGTGATGCTCTCGGAGTGGAGCTTTGAATCATCCGAAGTCATATTCAATAACCTCAAGAAATTATCGGGCTACTACAACTTCCAGAAACGTGACGGTCGGGAATTTCTCTCAGACGCAGCGCGCTGGGGACTGTGGCCGGCCATGCAGAGCTATCTGATGTGGGACCAGATGCGGATGGATCCAACCGACTTTGCCGATGTGACGGGATCCGCCTTCACGTTCCTGATGAACGGTCTGCCGCCTGCCGGTAACTGGACCGGAATTGTTCGACCGGGAGAGCGGGTGCGGTTGCGCTTCATCAATGCTGCCGCAATGACGTTTTATGATGTGCGCATCCCTGGATTGACCATGACGGTGGTACAGGCCGATGGCCAGAATGTCCAGCCGGTCAGAGTCGAGGAGTTTCGCTTTGGGCCCGCAGAAACGTATGACGTCATCGTCCAGTCCAATGAGGATCGCGCATATACAATCTTTGCCGAAACCATGGACCGGAGCGGGTACGCTCGTGGAACCCTCGCTCCCAGGACCGGCATGGAGGGAGAGATTCCTGAGCGGCGGGCCCGTCCGCTTCGAACTATGGAAGATATGGGGATGACGGACCATGGCACCGGCCACACCATGGAAGACTCGAATACCACGCCGTCCCATGAAAGCGTAACGGATCATGGCAAGACGCACGGAGAAGCAAGACATACGATGCCGAGTGAGGAGATGATTTTCCCGCGCAGTTCTCCTATCCCTGGCACTACGCCGGTCAAGCACGGTCCTGACCATCATGGCACCGGCAATCAAACAGTCGCGGAGTATTCCCACAATCGTATGCACGAACCGGGCAGAGGGTTGGATCAGAACTCCAGGCGTGTATTGCTCTACACTGACTTGAAAAGCCTCGTTCCCTATCAAGATCAACGAGCGCCGGAACGGGAGATCGAGATCCATCTTACCGCCCATATGCAACGTTACATGTGGTCGTTCGACGGCAAAAAGTTTTCGGATGCGCCGGAGCCGATTCGTGTGCGCTCCGGCGAGCGCCTTCGGCTCACGTTTGTCAACGACACGATGATGGAGCATCCGCTCCACATGCACGGAATGTGGATGCACCTGGAAAATGGTTCAGGCGCATATCTGCCAAGAAAGCATACGGTGGTCGTCAAACCAGCTGAACGGCTGTCCGTCCTGATCAGCGCCGATGCCCCTGGGCCGTGGGCCTTTCACTGCCATCTCCTCCTGCACATGGAAGCGGGTATGTTTCGCATCGTCGAGGTCGCTACATCATAA
- the cadA gene encoding cadmium-translocating P-type ATPase produces MSEHILRPHAPGHDRATVEIDPICGMRVDPATAAGRYEYKGTTYYFCAVSCLERFRADPEAALSKKPLNLITMPTPRKSLPMMSQAPQGEIDPVCGMTVQPSTAAGSYEYHGKKYYFCASRCLEKFRTDPEYYLTPPEQRISKPVPIKAQAGVKYVCPMDPEVLETKPGACPICGMALEPADVTAESTRTEYTCPMHPEIVQAEPGSCPICGMALEPRTVVAEEVNPELVDMTRRFWQSVILGSPILALMISDMLPGHLLQQLASSRALVWFQFVLATPVVLWTGWPLFERAWASIVNRHLNMFTLIGLGTGAAYVYSVAATLVPGLFPDSFRVHGGELAVYFEPAVAIIALVLLGQVLELRARSRTSSALKALLGLAPKTARVVRSDSREDDIPLEHVQIGDRLRVRPGEKIPVDGVVIEGTSAVDESMVTGESLPVEKQPGHKVVGATVNGTGSFVMRAERIGRETLLSQIVRMVSEAQRTRAPIQRLADVVAAYFVPIVILVAAITFVIWAIYGPEPRMAYALLNAVAVLIIACPCALGLATPMSIMVGTGRGATAGVLIRNAEALETLAKVDVLVVDKTGTLTEGKPRLLTVTPAPGFTEADLLRLAAGLEQSSEHPLAAAIVSGAREKGVVPAKAQDFRSVTGKGVRGTVEDHRVAVGTVPFLNELNVETESLLAQAEPLRREGQTVMFAAIDGKPAGLLGVADPVKSSTPEAIALLHREGLRLVMLTGDNRTTAEAVARRLQIDEVQAEVLPEQKAAVIKRLQSEGHVVAMAGDGINDAPALAQAQVGIAMGTGADVAMESAGVTLVKGDLRAIARARRLSRGTMKNIRQNLFFAFIYNMLGVPVAAGILYPFVGVLLSPMIASAAMTFSSVSVIANALRLRKLAL; encoded by the coding sequence ATGAGCGAGCATATCTTAAGACCCCATGCGCCTGGGCACGATCGCGCGACGGTTGAGATCGATCCGATCTGCGGCATGAGGGTCGATCCGGCCACAGCCGCGGGCCGCTATGAGTATAAGGGGACGACCTATTATTTCTGTGCCGTGTCTTGCTTGGAACGATTCCGTGCAGATCCCGAAGCAGCGCTCAGCAAAAAACCGCTGAATCTGATCACGATGCCTACTCCGCGGAAATCGCTTCCCATGATGAGTCAGGCTCCGCAGGGTGAAATCGATCCCGTGTGTGGGATGACGGTTCAGCCGTCTACGGCGGCAGGTTCGTATGAGTATCACGGCAAGAAGTACTACTTCTGCGCCTCGAGGTGTCTCGAGAAGTTCCGCACAGATCCCGAGTATTATCTGACTCCGCCCGAACAGCGAATTTCCAAGCCGGTGCCCATTAAGGCCCAGGCCGGCGTCAAGTACGTCTGTCCAATGGACCCCGAGGTTTTGGAAACCAAGCCAGGTGCCTGTCCCATCTGCGGGATGGCCCTGGAGCCGGCCGACGTGACCGCGGAGTCGACTCGAACTGAATACACGTGCCCAATGCATCCGGAGATTGTGCAAGCCGAGCCCGGCAGCTGTCCGATCTGCGGGATGGCGCTGGAGCCGCGCACGGTAGTCGCAGAGGAAGTGAATCCTGAGCTGGTCGACATGACCCGCCGGTTTTGGCAGAGCGTGATCCTGGGCTCACCCATTCTCGCGCTGATGATTTCCGACATGTTGCCGGGCCATCTGTTGCAGCAACTTGCTTCGAGTAGGGCCTTGGTCTGGTTCCAGTTCGTGCTGGCCACTCCGGTTGTGCTCTGGACCGGTTGGCCGTTGTTCGAGCGCGCATGGGCCTCGATCGTCAATCGCCATCTCAACATGTTTACGCTGATCGGTCTCGGCACCGGCGCCGCCTATGTGTACAGCGTTGCCGCCACGCTGGTGCCTGGACTGTTCCCCGACTCATTCCGCGTCCATGGTGGTGAGCTTGCCGTCTATTTCGAGCCGGCGGTCGCCATCATAGCCCTGGTTCTATTGGGGCAGGTGTTGGAGCTACGCGCCCGCAGCCGGACCAGCAGTGCGCTCAAGGCGCTGTTGGGGCTTGCGCCGAAAACGGCTCGAGTAGTTCGCTCCGATAGCCGTGAAGACGATATTCCCTTGGAGCACGTGCAGATCGGTGATCGGTTACGAGTCCGGCCGGGTGAAAAAATTCCCGTGGATGGCGTGGTCATAGAAGGGACCAGCGCCGTCGACGAATCCATGGTCACCGGCGAGTCGCTTCCCGTGGAGAAGCAGCCCGGCCACAAAGTCGTCGGGGCGACGGTCAATGGAACGGGCAGCTTCGTGATGCGCGCAGAGCGAATCGGTCGGGAGACACTGCTGTCGCAAATCGTCCGTATGGTCAGCGAGGCGCAGCGCACGCGGGCTCCGATTCAACGGTTGGCCGATGTCGTGGCGGCGTATTTCGTGCCGATTGTGATTTTGGTCGCCGCTATCACGTTTGTCATCTGGGCCATCTATGGTCCAGAACCGCGGATGGCGTATGCCCTGCTCAACGCGGTCGCGGTCTTGATCATCGCCTGCCCCTGTGCCTTGGGACTCGCGACGCCCATGTCGATCATGGTGGGAACAGGCCGCGGCGCAACGGCCGGTGTGCTGATCCGTAACGCCGAGGCACTGGAAACCTTGGCGAAGGTGGACGTGCTGGTCGTGGATAAGACCGGCACGTTGACGGAAGGCAAACCGCGCTTATTGACCGTTACTCCGGCGCCTGGCTTCACTGAGGCCGATCTTCTTCGGCTCGCGGCCGGTTTGGAGCAGAGCAGTGAGCACCCCTTGGCGGCAGCCATCGTGTCCGGTGCTCGGGAGAAGGGTGTTGTTCCGGCCAAGGCGCAGGATTTTCGTTCAGTTACCGGAAAAGGAGTTAGGGGTACGGTAGAGGATCATAGGGTCGCCGTGGGCACGGTGCCGTTTCTCAACGAATTGAACGTTGAGACTGAGTCGCTATTGGCCCAGGCTGAACCGCTCAGGCGGGAGGGCCAGACGGTGATGTTCGCCGCAATCGACGGGAAACCGGCCGGGTTGTTGGGCGTGGCTGATCCAGTCAAGTCATCCACACCGGAGGCGATCGCTTTGTTGCATCGCGAAGGGCTGCGGCTCGTGATGCTGACCGGCGACAACCGAACAACCGCCGAGGCGGTGGCGCGTCGGCTCCAGATCGACGAGGTGCAGGCCGAAGTCTTGCCCGAGCAAAAGGCGGCGGTCATCAAGCGGCTCCAATCAGAAGGTCACGTCGTGGCCATGGCAGGCGACGGGATCAACGATGCGCCGGCCTTGGCACAGGCGCAGGTCGGCATCGCCATGGGGACGGGAGCTGACGTTGCAATGGAAAGCGCGGGGGTGACGCTGGTCAAGGGAGATCTCCGAGCCATCGCACGCGCGCGGCGGTTGAGCCGCGGGACGATGAAGAACATCCGGCAAAATCTCTTCTTTGCGTTCATCTACAATATGCTCGGTGTTCCCGTAGCCGCCGGCATACTCTATCCGTTCGTTGGGGTTCTCTTGAGCCCAATGATCGCCAGCGCCGCAATGACGTTCAGTTCCGTGTCGGTCATCGCGAACGCGCTCCGTCTGCGTAAGCTGGCCTTATAG
- a CDS encoding TolC family protein: MILHRIAIAFVVYCLLYALSGHTRADDSRPTPYSLSEILTLALKHSPAMTGVAAALEESQGRQIAAGAYLNPTVSGAAGRGSIRDPRTGVSIAERTITVEQPLEWPGKRMARQRAADAGLSGALAGIEEAKVAVSAEVKAAFYQLLFAQQDVQLAKENLRTVEEFVELIRVRVETKESPKFELVKATVELQKADKDLARAENTLLVSRANLNKISGKALGEQFVVQGEFEVPRSDLNLRILMEQAMARHPTLRRQEKAVEQAQFALEQERAARMPNVSVIGQYHREAGDESVMAGLSVPVPIWYRRQGEIGTAMGMHHRAQAERTRIQYELEQAVTQSFQEMQTAQRQIQVFEKGLLYQAKEALGIAQFSFRNGVASLLEVIDAQRVHRQTLLEFAQARASYSLALAKLEQAVGGLP, encoded by the coding sequence ATGATTCTGCATAGGATCGCCATTGCGTTCGTCGTCTATTGCCTCCTTTACGCCTTGAGTGGCCACACGAGAGCGGACGACTCCCGTCCCACGCCCTATTCACTGTCCGAAATCCTGACCCTCGCGCTCAAGCACAGCCCGGCGATGACCGGGGTAGCGGCGGCGCTGGAAGAAAGTCAAGGCAGACAGATCGCGGCCGGTGCGTATCTCAATCCTACCGTGAGCGGCGCGGCCGGCCGGGGTTCGATTCGAGATCCGCGTACCGGCGTCTCAATTGCGGAACGGACGATCACGGTCGAGCAGCCGCTGGAATGGCCGGGAAAGCGGATGGCTCGGCAACGAGCCGCTGATGCAGGACTCTCCGGCGCGCTCGCCGGAATAGAAGAGGCCAAAGTGGCCGTCTCGGCGGAGGTCAAGGCCGCATTCTATCAATTGCTGTTTGCCCAGCAAGATGTGCAGTTGGCCAAAGAGAATCTCAGGACCGTCGAGGAATTTGTCGAGCTCATTCGGGTCCGGGTTGAGACGAAGGAATCGCCGAAATTCGAGCTCGTCAAAGCGACGGTGGAACTGCAAAAGGCCGATAAGGATCTGGCGCGAGCGGAAAACACGTTGCTGGTTTCGCGTGCAAATCTCAACAAGATCTCCGGAAAGGCTCTCGGGGAGCAATTTGTCGTTCAAGGGGAGTTTGAGGTGCCGAGGTCGGATCTCAATCTCCGCATCTTGATGGAGCAGGCCATGGCTCGCCATCCCACGCTTCGCCGACAGGAGAAAGCGGTGGAGCAGGCCCAATTTGCGCTGGAGCAGGAACGCGCGGCGCGCATGCCAAACGTGTCGGTGATCGGACAGTACCATCGGGAAGCCGGTGATGAATCCGTCATGGCGGGACTGAGTGTGCCCGTCCCCATTTGGTATCGGCGACAAGGAGAAATCGGTACAGCCATGGGAATGCACCATCGTGCGCAAGCTGAACGTACCCGAATCCAGTATGAGTTGGAACAGGCAGTGACCCAATCTTTCCAGGAGATGCAGACTGCTCAGCGGCAAATCCAGGTCTTTGAAAAGGGGCTTCTCTATCAAGCGAAAGAGGCCCTCGGCATCGCGCAATTCAGTTTTCGGAACGGCGTAGCGAGCCTGCTCGAAGTGATCGATGCACAGCGCGTCCACCGCCAGACGCTCCTTGAGTTTGCCCAGGCCAGAGCCTCTTACTCTCTCGCATTGGCAAAGCTGGAACAGGCGGTAGGAGGATTGCCATGA